Proteins encoded in a region of the Deltaproteobacteria bacterium genome:
- a CDS encoding SDR family oxidoreductase codes for MSAKVIKKGAFEKQVVVITGGARGIGRATALEFSRQGAFVTVVDVLEKEMGEVCGSIKKMGRKALALKADVSDNEQVQEVVQKTFEHFGSIDILVNNAGIVGPIGPIINLDEKDWDAVFQINLKGAFLVSKSIAPIMIKNKKGNIVNVASIAGKEGSERLGAYSASKAGLIGFSRVLAKELVSDGIRVNCIAPALVSTEILSPLPQKFLDKSLLRIPMKRMGHPEEVADLILFLASDKSSYITGQCYNITGGRGDY; via the coding sequence ATGAGTGCAAAAGTCATAAAAAAAGGAGCATTTGAAAAGCAAGTGGTGGTCATTACCGGAGGGGCACGAGGAATAGGCCGGGCGACCGCTTTGGAATTCAGCAGACAGGGAGCTTTCGTTACGGTTGTCGATGTTTTAGAAAAAGAAATGGGAGAAGTCTGTGGATCGATAAAAAAAATGGGGAGGAAAGCATTGGCTCTCAAGGCGGATGTTTCCGATAACGAACAAGTTCAAGAAGTCGTCCAAAAAACTTTTGAGCATTTCGGGAGTATCGACATTCTGGTTAATAATGCCGGTATCGTCGGGCCTATCGGACCGATAATTAATTTGGACGAAAAAGACTGGGATGCTGTTTTTCAAATCAATCTGAAAGGCGCCTTCCTGGTCAGTAAGAGCATCGCCCCCATCATGATAAAAAATAAAAAAGGCAATATCGTCAATGTCGCCTCCATTGCCGGAAAGGAGGGAAGTGAAAGATTAGGGGCCTATTCCGCTTCGAAAGCCGGGTTGATTGGGTTCTCGAGAGTTTTAGCCAAAGAGCTTGTTTCGGACGGAATTCGGGTAAATTGTATCGCCCCGGCTTTGGTATCTACGGAGATTCTTTCCCCCCTTCCCCAAAAATTCCTCGATAAATCTCTTTTAAGGATACCGATGAAAAGGATGGGGCATCCGGAGGAAGTGGCCGATTTGATATTGTTTTTGGCTTCGGATAAATCTTCATACATAACCGGTCAATGCTATAACATTACTGGCGGCAGAGGCGATTATTGA